A stretch of DNA from Streptomyces sp. NBC_01197:
AGTCCTTCGCCGAGTACATGGGCTACCAGACCCTCGCCGAAGCCACCCGCTTCACCGGCACCTGGGTCGACTTCGCCATCGCCCGCAAGAGCTGGGGGTACGACGCGGACCAGCGCCCCTCCACCCACCCGGTCGCCCCTGACCCGGCCCTCGTCCCCGACACCGCGTCCGCGATGCTCAACTTCGACGGGATCTCGTACGCCAAGGGCGCGTCCGCGCTGCGCCAACTCGTCGCCTGGCTCGGCGAGAAGGACTTCCTCGCCGGGATCAACGCCCACTTCGCCCGGCACCGCTTCGGTAACGCCACCCTCGCCGACTTCATCGACAACCTGGCGTCCGCCACCGACCGCGACGTCCACGGCTGGGCCGCGCAGTGGCTGGGCACCACCGGAGTCGACACCCTCACCCCCACCGTCACCGAGACCGACAACAACTGGTCGTTCAGCATCGCCCGCACCGGCAGCCGCCCCCACCGCATCACCGTCGGCGCCTACGACCACGACCCGGTCGACCCCGCCCACCTCGTCCTGCGCGAACGCTTCGAACCCGACGTCCCCGCCGAGGACAGCACCGGCATCGCGACGCCTCTCCAGGGCCGCCGCCCCGACCTGCTCCTCCTCAACGACGGCGACCTCACCTACGCCAAGGTCCGCCTCGACCCCGCCTCCTGGCAGACCGCCGTACGCGCACTCTCCGGCCTCCCCGACCCGCTGACCCGCGCCGTCGTCTGGAACGCCGCACGCGACATGGTCCGCGACGGCGAACTGCCGCCCGCCGCCTACCTGGACGCCGCGCTCGCCCACCTCCCGCACGAGTCGGACCTCGCCGTCGTCGAGGGTGTCCTCGCCTTCGCCGCCACCCAGATCGCCGACCGCTACCTGTCGGCCGCCGACCGGCCCGGCGCACTCGCCACCCTCAGCACGATCTGCCGCGCGCTCATCCGCCGCACCGAGGACGGGAACCACGCCGGGCTCCGCCTCATCGCCGTCCGCCACTTCATCGACGCGGCCGGCCAGCCCGACGGCATCCAGGCATGGCTCGACGACGGCGGAGTCCCCGGCGGCCCCGAACTCGACCCGGAGCTGCGCTGGCGCATCCTCCAGCGCCTCGCCGCCCTCGGCGCCGTCGACGAGAGCGCCATCGACGCCGAACTCGACCGGGACATCAGCGCCACCGGACAGGAGGGCGCCGCCCGCTGCCGGGCCGCGCTGCCCGCACCGGAGGCCAAGGCCGCGGCCTGGCAGCGGATGTTCGGCTCCGACGACCTCTCCAACTACCTGTTCATCGCTACCGCACGCGGCTTCTGGCAGCCCGGACAGGCCGCACTCGTCGCGGAGTACGCCGAGCGCTACTACGCGGACGCCGTCGCACTCGCCGGCCGGCGCGGCCCTGCCATCGCCGACGCGGCCGGACGGTACGCCTTCCCCGCGTACGAGATCACCACCGAGGCACTCGCCCGCGGCGAAGCCTGTCTGCGCGACACCGACATGATCCCCGCCCTGCGCCGCAAACTCACCGACCAGCTCGACGACCTGCGGCGCGCCCTGGAGGTCCGCGGGGCATGACCGCAGGTGCGGGGGCGTCAGCCCCTTGTACACCACAGGAGGCTCCAACTTCCCTCCGCACCAGGGCAATACCACTTTCGGGTTGAGCTCGTTGTGCTCTTCGGGCGCGCCGCCTGTCCCCCGTACAGGCTGGGGTGACAGCCCCCAGCGCACCGAAGGACACCCGTATGAGTACGCCGCCACTCGCCGGAGGGGCCGCCGGGCCGAACGCCCTGCGGCCCCTCGTCGGTACCGTCCTCGACGCGCTGCACGACGGGGCCGCCGACCGGATCGGCCCGCTGCCGCCCGGCGGTCCGCAAGCCGTCGCCGCACGTGTACGGGCCACCGCCCACCCCGTACTGCCCGACACCGGAACCGGCGCGGAAGAAGCCCTGCGCACCCTGGTCCACG
This window harbors:
- the pepN gene encoding aminopeptidase N, with the protein product MSVLTRDEAQLRAQLLDVQRYTIDLDLTQGDDTFDSRTVIRFTARAAGDTFVEVKPAELRSVTLDGHPVDPGTLSGNRLPLTGITPGEHELLIDAAMRYSHTGEGMHRFTDPTDGETYVYTQLFMEDVQRVFAAFDQPDLKAVFQLGVTAPEGWTVLANAVTRRTGGGRWQAAPTPLISTYLVAVAAGPWHSVTTEHAGLPFGLHCRRSLAPHLDADADEIFEITRACYDRYHEKFDEPYPFDSYDQAFVPEFNAGAMENPGLVTFRDEFIYRSAVTDTERQTRGMVIAHEMAHMWFGDLVTLQWWDDIWLNESFAEYMGYQTLAEATRFTGTWVDFAIARKSWGYDADQRPSTHPVAPDPALVPDTASAMLNFDGISYAKGASALRQLVAWLGEKDFLAGINAHFARHRFGNATLADFIDNLASATDRDVHGWAAQWLGTTGVDTLTPTVTETDNNWSFSIARTGSRPHRITVGAYDHDPVDPAHLVLRERFEPDVPAEDSTGIATPLQGRRPDLLLLNDGDLTYAKVRLDPASWQTAVRALSGLPDPLTRAVVWNAARDMVRDGELPPAAYLDAALAHLPHESDLAVVEGVLAFAATQIADRYLSAADRPGALATLSTICRALIRRTEDGNHAGLRLIAVRHFIDAAGQPDGIQAWLDDGGVPGGPELDPELRWRILQRLAALGAVDESAIDAELDRDISATGQEGAARCRAALPAPEAKAAAWQRMFGSDDLSNYLFIATARGFWQPGQAALVAEYAERYYADAVALAGRRGPAIADAAGRYAFPAYEITTEALARGEACLRDTDMIPALRRKLTDQLDDLRRALEVRGA